A window from Solanum stenotomum isolate F172 chromosome 5, ASM1918654v1, whole genome shotgun sequence encodes these proteins:
- the LOC125864363 gene encoding 18.1 kDa class I heat shock protein-like, with the protein MSLIPLFNGRKNHPRHVQNSPPATIITPQSQKNHDRSDSYDPTTTIMHYQFKTNRSDEQDLYNDPPTTINQDLHNFFNQLSTTKITCQSQTSRGQKDPYDLSHKFYLETPRSLIAPSLSFPHVTPFLAQFEYNVTPEAYVFRANLHGYKKEEVNVQVEDDRVLKISGEKKIVEKEYDNWHHFQKKIGKFSTVFNLPEDASVDKVISTMDNEVLIVTIPKKGVVKKSHVRTVRIF; encoded by the coding sequence atgtctttaatACCTCTATTTAACGGTCGCAAAAACCATCCACGTCATGTACAAAATTCTCCGCCAGCAACAATAATTACGCCTCAATCTCAAAAGAATCATGATCGTTCTGATTCTTACGatccaacaacaacaataatgcaTTATCAATTTAAAACAAATCGAAGTGACGAGCAAGATCTTTATAATGATCcaccaacaacaataaatcaggatctacacaatttttttaatcaactatcaacaacaaaaatcaCATGTCAATCCCAAACAAGTCGAGGTCAGAAAGATCCTTACGATCTCTCTCATAAATTTTATCTCGAAACCCCTCGATCTCTCATAGCACCATCACTATCATTCCCACATGTTACTCCATTTCTAGCTCAATTTGAGTATAATGTAACCCCAGAAGCATATGTTTTTAGAGCTAATTTGCATGGATATAAGAAAGAAGAAGTTAACGTACAAGTGGAAGATGATAGAGTCTTAAAGATTAGTGGGGAGaaaaaaatagtagaaaaaGAATATGACAATTGGCAccattttcagaaaaaaattggcAAGTTTTCAACTGTTTTTAATTTGCCTGAGGATGCTAGCGTTGATAAAGTGATATCAACAATGGATAATGAAGTGCTTATTGTCACTATTCCTAAGAAGGGAGTGGTCAAGAAATCACACGTTAGGACCGTTCGAATATTCTAA